A DNA window from Plasmodium brasilianum strain Bolivian I chromosome 12, whole genome shotgun sequence contains the following coding sequences:
- a CDS encoding 40 kDa heat shock protein — MAIFKKWLRREKINISLFCVKIFLFSLLIWALNISNYNENDKCYDSQYKFIKTINLGIDRSLSERSEQFNSRFTSAPHKSQDYYTILGVSKDATENDIKKAYRKLAMMWHPDKHTDEKDKKDAEEKFKLVSEAYEVLSDPDKRRTYDLTGKEGLNGNFFTEENMFQGGMNFADLINNFFGSNRPFSFSSTFDEDDSPFKSFVHDMGSRRGRTRHGSSGSKVYKSETYEVALMLTLEELYNGCKKKLRVTRKRFDGVKSYDDDKLVTIDVKAGWNDGTTITFYGEGDQSGPSLKPGDLIFKVKTKEHENFVRDGNNLIYKCHIPLDKALTGFQFNIKSLDNRDINIRVDDIITPNSKRMIPGEGMPSSKHPGKKGDLILEFVVIFPKNLSSERKKVLREALANTF; from the exons ATGgcaatttttaagaaatggCTTaggagagaaaaaataaatatttcccTCTTTTGtgtcaaaatatttttattttctctctTAATTTGGGCGCTAAATATCTCTAATTAT aaTGAAAATGACAAATGTTATGATAGCCagtataaatttataaaaacgaTAAATCTAGGAATTGACAGATCACTATCAGAAAGAAGCGAACAATTCAACTCACGATTTACAAGTGCACCTCATAAATCACAA GATTATTATACCATATTGGGTGTTAGTAAGGATGCTACcgaaaatgatataaaaaaagcttATAGAAAGTTAGCCATGATGTGGCATCCGGATAAACATACCGATgagaaagataaaaaagatgcggaagaaaaatttaagcTTGTTTCTGAAGCTTACGAAGTTTTATCAGATCCAGATAAAAGGAGAACATATGATCTAACGGGTAAGGAAGGTTTaaatggaaatttttttactgaAGAAAATATGTTTCAGGGAGGAATGAATTTTGCTGATCTgatcaataatttttttggttCCAATAgacctttttcattttcatcaacTTTTGATGAAGATGATTCCCCATTTAAGTCCTTCGTACATGATATGGGGTCAAGAAGAGGTAGAACACGTCATGGAT CGTCGGGTTCTAAAGTTTACAAGTCAGAAACATATGAAGTAGCTCTTATGTTGACTTtagaagaattatataacggatgtaaaaagaaattaagaGTTACAAGAAAAAGGTTTGATGGAGTTAAAAGCTACGACGATGATAAATTAGTAACTATAGATGTAAAGGCTGGATGGAATGATGGAACAACAATTACATTTTATGGAGAAGGTGATCAATCAGGTCCTTCGTTAAAACCAGGAGATTTAATATTCAAGGTGAAAACAAAAGAGCATGAGAACTTTGTAAGAGAtggtaataatttaatttataaatgtcaTATACCACTAGATAAGGCCTTAACAGGATTccaatttaatattaaatcatTAGATAACagagatataaatataagggTAGATGATATTATTACACCTAATTCAAAAAGAATGATTCCAGGGGAAGGAATGCCTTCTTCAAAACATCCAGGCAAAAAAGGAGATTTAATACTTGAATTTGTTGTTATATTCCCAAAAAACTTAAGCagtgaaagaaaaaaagtattaagaGAAGCTTTGgctaatacattttaa